In Nonlabens agnitus, the DNA window TAGCCTTATCTTGAATCTGTTGTGAAGACATCACACCATTAGTCAGCATCCATTCTTCGATTTCCTTTTTACTGAAATACAGGACCTTGCCCATAGGCTTGTAAAAGGGTATCTGCCTTTTTGAAGTTAAAGTGTAGATGTACTTTTTTGAAAGTCCTGTGAAAATTGAGACTTCATCTGCTGTGAGGACAGACTTAGTATTACATAATGCATCCTCAATTCTATTTAATTGATCTTTTAGTTCTAAATCGTTCATTGATCTTTATTTTAAGATTAATGAACAAGGCCTTGTTCTTTTTGATCTGATATCTGAAGCAAATATGTATCAAACTAAACGAATTAAAAATTGCATCCATTTATTATGCAAAAAAATAGCATTTAACTATATTTAAGACAGGTACTTAGGTATTTCGCCTTAAATATTATCGATGCAATAGGCGCTGAAGCTCAGGACTTAATCTGACCTTATTAATGGACTTTTTTAAAGTTTTATTATTGAAATTACTAAACTGAATGCCAAGATTTCTTCTTCTAAAACCTTTATGTATGTCGTACTTGAACATTAGTTCAAGAGTGTGAAACAGTGGAGCTTTATCTTCGCTTATGATATGCTTATTATTTACGAGAGTAA includes these proteins:
- a CDS encoding helix-turn-helix domain-containing protein, with amino-acid sequence MNDLELKDQLNRIEDALCNTKSVLTADEVSIFTGLSKKYIYTLTSKRQIPFYKPMGKVLYFSKKEIEEWMLTNGVMSSQQIQDKASSYILRKKT